From Salipiger profundus, a single genomic window includes:
- the ybeY gene encoding rRNA maturation RNase YbeY: MLTDLICEDDRWEALGLEDLAERAARAALSHVGLDPDGFEIAVLACDDARIAALNADFRDKPKPTNVLSWPSEERTPDRLPEGDPEMPEELGDIAIAYETCLREARDQDKTPADHLTHLIVHATLHLLGHDHVSDEEATVMETLETEILGKMGIANPYS; encoded by the coding sequence ATGCTCACCGATCTCATCTGCGAAGACGACCGCTGGGAGGCCCTGGGCCTCGAGGACCTCGCCGAGCGCGCCGCCCGCGCGGCCCTGAGCCATGTCGGGCTCGATCCCGACGGCTTCGAGATTGCCGTCCTCGCCTGCGACGATGCCCGCATCGCGGCACTCAACGCCGATTTCCGCGACAAGCCAAAGCCCACCAACGTGCTGTCCTGGCCGTCGGAGGAGCGCACGCCCGACCGGCTTCCCGAGGGCGACCCGGAGATGCCGGAAGAGCTTGGCGACATCGCCATCGCCTACGAAACCTGCCTGCGCGAGGCCCGCGATCAGGACAAGACACCGGCCGACCATCTCACCCATCTGATCGTTCACGCCACCCTGCATCTGCTGGGCCACGACCATGTGAGTGACGAGGAAGCCACGGTGATGGAAACTCTCGAGACAGAAATACTTGGCAAAATGGGTATCGCGAACCCATATTCCTAA
- a CDS encoding PhoH family protein: MTTGTLTEAILEFPDNRLLIDLCGEFDRNLTDIETRTGVQILRRGNQLAIHGPEDAQTAARDVLTALYQRLEQGRAVSRADIDREFRLAPEEEDSEAQLEMFDGGKVEIKTRKKLIEPRTDAQKAYVRSLYGNELAFGIGPAGTGKTYLAVAVGVNMLITGAVDKIILCRPAVEAGERLGFLPGTQEEKVDPYMQPLYDALNDFLPGKQLARMREEKTVEIAPLAFMRGRTLSNAFVVLDEAQNATTMQMKMFLTRLGEGSRMVITGDRTQVDLPRGVPSGLWDAERLLKGIEKIGFNYFTGKDVVRHPLVAAIIEAYENDAEGAA, encoded by the coding sequence GTGACCACAGGCACCCTCACAGAAGCCATCCTTGAATTCCCGGACAACCGGCTGCTGATCGACCTTTGCGGCGAGTTCGACCGCAATCTCACCGACATCGAGACCCGCACCGGCGTGCAGATCCTGCGCCGGGGCAACCAGCTGGCGATCCACGGCCCGGAAGACGCACAGACCGCCGCGCGCGACGTGCTCACCGCGCTCTACCAGCGGCTCGAGCAGGGGCGTGCGGTCAGCCGGGCCGACATCGACCGCGAGTTCCGCCTCGCCCCCGAGGAAGAAGACTCCGAGGCCCAGCTCGAGATGTTCGACGGCGGCAAGGTCGAGATCAAGACCCGCAAGAAGCTGATCGAGCCGCGCACCGACGCGCAGAAGGCCTACGTGCGGTCGCTCTACGGCAACGAGCTCGCCTTCGGCATCGGCCCGGCGGGCACCGGCAAGACCTATCTCGCCGTGGCGGTTGGCGTGAACATGCTGATCACCGGCGCCGTCGACAAGATCATCCTCTGCCGCCCGGCGGTGGAAGCGGGCGAGCGGCTGGGCTTCCTTCCGGGCACGCAGGAAGAGAAGGTCGACCCCTACATGCAGCCGCTCTACGACGCGCTGAACGACTTCCTGCCCGGCAAGCAGCTCGCCAGGATGCGCGAAGAGAAGACCGTAGAGATCGCGCCGCTGGCCTTCATGCGCGGCCGCACCCTGTCGAACGCCTTCGTGGTGCTCGACGAGGCGCAGAACGCCACCACCATGCAGATGAAGATGTTCCTGACCCGCCTGGGCGAGGGCTCGCGCATGGTCATCACCGGCGACCGCACGCAGGTCGACCTGCCGCGTGGCGTGCCCTCGGGCCTGTGGGATGCCGAGCGGCTGCTCAAGGGCATCGAAAAGATCGGCTTCAACTACTTCACCGGCAAGGACGTGGTGCGTCACCCGCTTGTCGCGGCGATCATCGAAGCCTATGAGAACGACGCCGAGGGTGCCGCCTGA